The genomic segment CTACCTCTTCCGGGCCCGCTGGCGGACCTCCATCTACCGGGCGGCCGAGATCATGACGGTTTTCGCGGTCATGACGGCCGGACTCTTCCCGCTGGTCCACCTGGGCCGGATGTGGTTCGGCTACTGGCTCCTGCCGTACCCGAACCAGCGCTACCTCTGGCCCAACTTCCGCTCCCCGCTCCTGTGGGACGTCTTCGCGATCTCGACGTACCTGACCATCAGCGCCGTCTTCCTCTACGTCGGCATGGTCCCGGACATTGCGGCTATCCGCGACGCCTCAACGGGCTGGCGGCGGAAGATCTACGGCGTGCTGGCCCTGGGGTGGGAAGGCTCGGACCGCCAGTGGCGCCACTACCGGCGGGCCTACGGCCTGTTCGCCGCCCTGAACACGCCGCTCGTGGTCTCGGTCCACAGCGTGGTGTCGTGGGACTTCGCAATGGCGCTCGTCCCCGGCTGGCACTCGACCCTCTTCGCGCCGTTCTTCGTTGACGGGGCCATCTTCTCGGGCTTCGCCATGGTGCTGGTCCTCGTGCTGCCCATGCGCCGGTACTTCAACCTCTACCCGTACATCCAGGACAAGCACCTGGACGCCATGGGAAAGCTGATCCTGGTCACGAGCCTGGTCCTGACCTACTTCTATGTCTGCGAAGCCTTCACCACCTGGTACAGCGCCGACCACTTCGAGCGGTCCTCGCTGGCCTGGAAGGCCACCGCCACCTACGCCTGGGCCTTCTGGCTTCAGTACTTCTGCAACAGCCTGGCTCCGCTCGTCCTGTTCTCCCGGCGTGCCCGCCTCCACCCGCCCACCCTCTTCATCGTCTCTGTGCTCGTCCTCATCGGCATGTGGTTCGAGCGCTTCAATATCATTGTGCCGTCCCTGGGCCACGACTTCTATCCCTACACGTGGGGGATCTTCGTGCCTGCGGTGACGGACACTGCGATCGTGATCGGAAGCTTCGCCTGGTTCTTCTTCCTCTTCATGGGGTTCATCAAGCTCATGCCGTCGGTCTCCATCGTCGAGGTGAAGGAGACGATTCCCCACCCGGTCAGCGGGCAAGGGCATCAGTGATGGTTGACGCGAGCGTCGTCGGCATCTTCGCCGAGGTGGACACCACGGTCCGGGCGATCCACGCCCTGCGGGGCCGGGGCCTCTCGGACTTCAGCGTCTACATGCCGATCCCCGTCGACGAGATCCAGGAGGCGCTCGAGCACGGTAAACCGGTCAGCCCGGTCCGGCTCTTCACCCTCGTGGGAGGGCTTACGGGCACCCTGACAGGGTTTGCGCTCACGATCTGGTCCTCGCTCAAGTGGAACCTGGTGGTCGGGGGGAAGCCCATCGTGTCGATCCCGCCCTTCGTGATCATCGCCTTCGAGCTGACGATCCTGCTCGGCGGGCTCTGCACCCTCCTCGGGCTCCTGGTCCTCGGCCGGCTTCCGAAGCTCCGCCCCTCACCCGCCTACGACTCCCGCTTCTCCGCCGATCGCTTCGGCATCGCCGTGCGCTGCCCGGCCCAGATGGTCGAGGTAGCCCGGCAGTGCCTCCGCGAAGCCGGATGCCAGGAGGTAAGCGCGTGAAGTGGGTCTTCGTCCTGGTGGTATTGCTGGTCGCCAGCGCCGCGTCGCTCATGGGGGGCGTCCTCGTCATGCGCTGGGAGGACAACATGACCCAGACGGTGAAGATCGTGCCCGGAGAGCAGGTCTTCGCCATGCCCACCGGCACGCTCCCCAGGAGCGGGGGCGAGCTCGGCTTGCCCCGCGAGGCGCGCGAGGTGGCGGCGAAGCGGCCCAACCCGGCTGGCGCCACGCCGGACTCCGTGGCGAGGGGCCAGAGGCTCTTCGTGATCTACTGCGCCCCCTGCCACGGGCGCGAGGGCAAGGGGGATGGGCCGGTCTCGCCCAAGTTCGTTCCCCCGCCTGATCTCACGCACCCGTCGATCCAGGGGGCCCGGAGCGACGGCTACATGCAGCACGTCATCGGGTCGGGCGGAGCCGTGATGCCGGCGTACGGGGAGGCCCTGTCCCCTGAGGAACGCTGGCATGTCGTGAACTTCCTCAGGAGCCTTGCCAGACGATGAGCGGAAGGGTGCTCATTCTCGTCGCGGTCGTCGTCATCGGGGCGGCCGCGTTCTTCCTCCGCGTGAGCCGAGACCCCGTGCAGGCCTGGGGGATTTACCTGGTGAACCTCCTGTTCTGGTCGGGGCTGGCCGTCACCGGTCCAGCCATCGCCGGGATCATGGAGCTGATGGAGGCGCGATGGTCGCCGAGCGTCAAGCGGATCGCGCTGACAACCATCGGGTTTCTTCCGGTCTCCTTCGTGCTCTTCGTCGTTCTCTTCGCGGGTCGCGCGGTCCTCTACCCCTGGGTGACCGATCCGATTCCCGAGAAGGCGGCGTGGCTCAACGTCCCGTTCATGGCAGCCCGGGTCGGCCTCGGAGTCCTGGCACTCTACGGGGTGGTCTGGGCCTTTGCGAGCGCGGGGTTCCGCGAGGGCGAGGGGAGCGCGGCCCAGCAGGAGGTGGACGGGCGGCGCCGCCGCGCGCTGGCGACCGTGATGCTCTTCCTCTTCGTGATCGTGGTGTCGCTCTTCGGCTTCGACCTCGTCATGTCACTGGCCCCCCGGTGGTACAGCGGGCTCTTCGGCGGCTACTTCACGGTCAGCACGCTTTACACGGGCTTCTGCCTGCTGGCGCTGCTGACCGTCTCCGCCAACCGGTCCGGCGCGGCCAGCGTTCCGCCCGCGGCGGTCCAGGACGTGGCCAAGCTCGTGTTCGCCACGAGCATCCTCTGGATGTACTTCTTCTGGTCGCAGTACCTGGTGATCTGGTACGGCAACGTCCCCGTCGAGACGAAGTTCTTCGTCCGGCGCTTCTTCAACCCGCCGTGGCGGGGGCTCTCGTTCGTCATCCTGGTGGCGGGCTGGCTGATCCCGTTCGCCTACCTCCTCAAGCGGCTGACGGGCAGGCCACCGGCGCGCCACGGCCCGCTGGTCTTGGTCGCCTGCCTGGCCCTGGCCGCGATCTTTCTCGAGCGGATGATGCTGGTCTTCCCGTCCGTCACCACAGCGCCGATCTTTCCCTTCGGCGTGCTCGAGCTGGCGATCACGGCCGGGTTCTTCTCGCTCTTCGTCCTGAGCCGGGTCTTGTTTCTGGCTCGCTATCGGCCCCATCTATAGATCGGACACCCACGCCTTCGGCGTGGGTACCCGGGCCCCCTCCGAAACCTCCCCCCAGCATCCGGTTGGAGGGGGGCTTCGCCCCCCTTCCGAACCTCCCCCCTTGAGTTGCGCGGGCCAAGCCCGCGCTCGAAGATCGGAGGGGGCCGTCGAGGCCCCCTCCGAGACCTCCCCCAGAACGGGTTGCGCGGCAGAACCGACGCCGGAATCTCGGAGGGACGGGCAAAGGCCGCGCGCCAGCTCGGGTGCGCTGGGAGGCGGGGCAGCGGGGCCTCTGGTAAGATAGCCCTCCGGAGGCGCCCCATGCTCTCGGTCGAAGAGGCCCTGGATCGCGTCCTGTCTCGGGTCACGCCGCTTGCCACGGAGAGGGTGGACCTCGTCTCTGCACTGAACCGGGCGCTCGCGGAGCCCGTGCAGGTCGCCACGGACATCCCGGCGTGGGCCAACTCCTCCATGGACGGGTACGCGCTCCGCTCCGAGGACGTGCGGCGGGCTTCTTCCGAGCGGCCCGTCACGCTCAGGGTCGCGGGACGGGTCCCTGCGGGAGCGGTGGCGGCGCGGCCGATCGCTCCGGGCGAGGCGTTCAAGATCCTCACCGGCGCCCCGTTGCCCGAGGGGGCGGACGGCGTGATTCCCCAGGAAGAGGTAGAAACGGAGGGTGAAATCGTGAAAGTCCCGCGCCCGGTCGGGCGGGGCGAGTATGTGCGGCTTGCCGGAGAGGACCTGCGGGCGGGGGAGACGGTGCTGGAGCCGGGCCATGAGATCGGAGCTGCCGAGGTCGGGCTTCTGGCCACTCTGGGCTACGCTCAGGTCCGCGTCTTCCGGCGCCCCCGTGTCGCGATCCTCTCCACCGGTGACGAGCTGGTCGATCTCGGCGGCGCGCTCGGGCCCGGCAAGATCCCCAACTCCAATACCTATGCCCTTATGGCCCAGGTGGCCGCGGCCGGCGGGGTGTCGGTGAACCTGGGCGTGGCCGGCGACAGCCCGGAGGCCATCGGGGAGCGGCTCCGCTGGGGGCTCGACGCCGACGCGGTGATCTCGTCGGCCGGCGTATCGGTCGGCGAATTCGACTTCGTCAAGGAGGCGCTTACGGGTCTCGGGGCCGAGCTCCACCTCTGGCAGGTCGCCATGCGGCCGGGCAAACCGATCACGTTCGGCTCGTTGGGCCTCCGCCCGGTGTTCGGCCTCCCCGGCAATCCAGTCTCCGCGATGGTCACATTTGAGCTGTTCGTGCGACCGGCCCTGAGAAAGATGGCAGGGCACCGGACGCTCCATCGCCCGACGATTCGCGCTCGCGCCCTGGCGCCGATCCCGAACCCGGGGCGGCGGCGGGGCTATCTCAGGGTGACGTTGACTCCGATTGACGGTGGCCACGGGGCCCGGCTCACGGGCGAGCAGGGCTCTGGGATTCTGCGATCGATGGTGATGGCGGATGGGCTCGCCGTCATACCCCCAGATACGACCATTCCCGAAGCGGGCGAAGTGACTGTTATCAACCTCCGATAAAGCTTGACAAAACGAAGTACGGTGTATAATCTTGACTATACCAATCGACAAATGGGGATTTCTCAGGATAGCTCGTGAATTACGCGCGGCGGAACTTCCTCATAGGGACAGGTCTCGCGCTTCTCCTCCCCAAGGAGGTGTGGGCCCAGCCAGCCCTGGAGCGGGAGCACCGGCCACAGCTCGACCTCCCGATCCTTTCGGAAGAGCCGACGGCGGTGCCGATCCAGGTCTGGGTTGACCATCCGATGAATCCCGACCACTTCATCAGGTCCCTCGCGGTTTCGCTCGACAGCGACCCGGTTCCGTACAAGGGCAAATTCCTCTTCAGCCCGCTCAACGGCCGGGCCTCGGTGGCCTTCCAGATGCGCTCCGGGTCCGGCGGCCTCGTCAAGGCCGTCGCGGACTGCTCGAGCCACGGCCGGTTCGTCGCGACCAAGGAGCTCAGGGTGGTGGAGGGGGGGTGCACGACGGCGCCGGAGAAGGTGGGGCGCGACCGGCTGGGCAACCCGATGCTCCGGCTCCCCCGGTCCGTCAAGGCCGGCGAGATCGTGGAGGTCCGGACCAAGGTGGACCACACCTCGCACACCGGGCTCGCCCTGAAGAACGGGAGGTTCGTGCGCGAGGCCCCGGAGTTCTACGTGAAACAGATGCTCGTCTATCTCGACGACGAAAAGGTCAGCGAGTTCCAGATGACCTCGGCGGTGAGCCCGAACCCGCTGATCCGCTTCCCTCTGAAAGCCATCCGGAGCGGTACGCTCCGCGTGGTGTTTGTCAACAGCGAAGGCCAGCGGTGGGAGGTCTCCCAGCCGCTGCGTGTCTAACCCAAGCTCGAACACCGGAGGTGCACGACATGAAGCAGCTTGTTCGTCTCCTCGTGTTCCTGGTCGTCTCGTCACTCCTGGTGTCACCGGCCCTGGCCTACACCGTCTACGTGACGAACCAGGGCGAGAACACCATCTCGATCATCGACGGCAAGGCCAAGAAGGTGCTCCGCACCGTCAAGGTCAGCCAGGTCAAACCCCACAACGCGGTCCTCTCCAAGGGGAACAAGTGGCTCTACATCGCCAACGTCGGGTCCGGGTCCGTCTCGATCTTCGACCCCGCGACCGAGACCGAGGTGGGGGTGATCCCAGCCGACAAGGGGACCCACGGGGTGACGCTGACGCCCGACGAGAAGCAGCTCTGGACCGCCAACGTCCAGGCGGACACGGTATCGGTCATCGACCTGACCAGCCGGAGCGTGATCCGCACCATCAAGGTCGGGACCAAGCCGATGCTGGTTACCTTCACGCCGGACGGCAAGAAGGCGTACGTGTCGAACGGGGGCTCCGGCGATGTCTACGTCATCGACGTGAAGACGTTCGAGGTGACCAAGAAGCTCCTGGCGGGCAAGGACGCCATGGGGACGGTGACGGCCCCCGACGGCAAGACGGTCTGGGTGACCGAGGGCGGTGACAGCATCGTCTCGGTGATCGACACCGCCAAGGACGAGGTCGCCGCCGAGATCAAGGTCGGGGCGGACACCCACGGCATCGTCCTCTCGCGGGACGGCAAGCGCGCCTACGTCACCGTGCGGAAGGAGCACTTCGTCGCGGTGCTGGACGTCCCGGGCCGGAAGGTCATCGCCAAGATTCCGGTCTCCGAGCTTCCCGACATCCCGGACCTGTCGCCCGACGGCAAGGAGCTCTGGCTGACGAGCCGCAAGGCGAAGGCGGTAGATGTCGTCGACACCACGACCAACCAGAAGATCGCCACGATCCCGGTTGGGATGACGGGGGATCCCGATCCCCACGGGCTCGTGATCACCAAGTAGTCTCAACCCGCCGGCCGGGGCCACTGTCTGCCGGACGGGCCGAAAACAAAACGGGGAGGGGTCACCCCCTCCCCGTTGCTGTCTGGGCTTCGCGTCAGCCACTGCGCAGGTAGAGGATGCGCACCGCCACCCACGCCCCGGCGCCCATGGCAGCGAAGGCGGTGAGGCTTCCGACCGCCAGCGTCGCCGAGTTGGTCAGCCCCTGCGTGATGTTGCAGCCCTCGGCCAGGATGCCGCCCGTCCCCATGAGCAGCCCCCCAGCGAAGATCTTCACCAGGCTCCAGCCGGCTGGGAGCTTCCAGGCGAACTCTCCGGACTGCCAGGCTGCGACGAACGCGCCCAGCGGGACTCCGATGAGGAGGATCATGCTCCAGTTGACCCGAGTCGGGTAGCCGACGAGGGGATAGGTGAGGATGTGACTCGTGTTGATGGCGAAGGTCACGCCGGTGGGAGTGCCGCCGAAGCTCGATGTCCACCAGCCGAGCGCGACCAGCAGGCCCACGGCGGCGCCCGTCAGCGGCCACGGCCACTTGTTGTGCTCAGGCTCTCCCGCCCCGCGCAGGAGCACCCAGGCGAGCGCGAGCCCGAGCGGGATGATGATCCACCAGGGTGAGAGGTCGCCAACACCAACGACGCTCCCGATGGCGTTGTAGAGGGTCGGGGGCGACTCGCCCAGCTTGAGGTCGGGGGTCTGAAGCCACCGGCGCAGCGGGGCCAGCAGGCCGACGGACATCGCGGTCGCTCCCATGGCGAAGCCGAGGAGGACGACCCAGGCCCCGACCGCCCCTTCTCCCACGCGGTACCAGGTGCTTCCCGAGCAGCCGCCGGCCAGGATCATCCCGAAGCCGAAGACGAGGCCTCCCAGCACGTTGGCGAGCCAGCGGAAGGAGCGGATCGGAACCTCGACCCAGCCGGCGGCGACGAGGAGGTGGACGCCCACGACGGCCACCAGGAGCGCCAGGCCGTAGGCGCGGAGGATCGTGGCGTCGCGCATGATGAAGTAGTTGGAGAGCGCCCGCGTCAGGCAGAACCCGCCCCGTTGCGTCGCGTAACCGAACGCGAAGCCGGTGACGAGGGCGGACAGATAAAGCAACCCGAGGGGTTCATCCATCGCCACGAATCGTATCGGAGATGCCCGGGCGGAGTAAAGGGTTTGCTATACTTGGCAGGTTCGATCGGGGGCTCGGGAATTCGCGGCGGGGGAGATCGGTGGAAATCGTTATTGATATTGCCCTGGGGTTCGTGCTGGGGTTTGCCATCGGGCTCACCGGCGTGGGTGGCGGCGCCATCGTGGCACCCGCGCTCTACGTGATCCTCGGCATGAAATACGCCGAGGCCGTGGCCCTCTCGCTGATCTATTCGCTGTTCGCCAAGGTCTTCAGCGTTGTCCAGCACCTCAGGCAGGGTTCCGTACTGTGGAAGCTCACTCTGGTCTACGGGCTCAGCGGGATGCCGGGCGCCGTGTTCGGTTCGCGCGTGCTCTACCTCGCCGGCGAGGCGACCCAGCGACTGTTCCCGTTCCTCATGAGCGGTGTGCTGGTGGTCGTCGGCGTCCTGATCCTCCTGGAGTCGAGGATCCAGACGCGGTTCGCGCAGCCGAAGCCGTTCCGCCCGGACGAGATCGGCTGGAAGATCGGCCTCGCCATCACGGGCTTCCAGTTCGTGGTAGGGACACTGATGGGCGTGACCTCGATCGGCAGTGGCAGCCTGGTCATTCTGTCCATGGTGTACCTGTTCGAGATGTCGGCCCGCGAGATC from the Candidatus Rokuibacteriota bacterium genome contains:
- the nrfD gene encoding polysulfide reductase NrfD; protein product: YLFRARWRTSIYRAAEIMTVFAVMTAGLFPLVHLGRMWFGYWLLPYPNQRYLWPNFRSPLLWDVFAISTYLTISAVFLYVGMVPDIAAIRDASTGWRRKIYGVLALGWEGSDRQWRHYRRAYGLFAALNTPLVVSVHSVVSWDFAMALVPGWHSTLFAPFFVDGAIFSGFAMVLVLVLPMRRYFNLYPYIQDKHLDAMGKLILVTSLVLTYFYVCEAFTTWYSADHFERSSLAWKATATYAWAFWLQYFCNSLAPLVLFSRRARLHPPTLFIVSVLVLIGMWFERFNIIVPSLGHDFYPYTWGIFVPAVTDTAIVIGSFAWFFFLFMGFIKLMPSVSIVEVKETIPHPVSGQGHQ
- a CDS encoding DUF3341 domain-containing protein encodes the protein MVDASVVGIFAEVDTTVRAIHALRGRGLSDFSVYMPIPVDEIQEALEHGKPVSPVRLFTLVGGLTGTLTGFALTIWSSLKWNLVVGGKPIVSIPPFVIIAFELTILLGGLCTLLGLLVLGRLPKLRPSPAYDSRFSADRFGIAVRCPAQMVEVARQCLREAGCQEVSA
- a CDS encoding cytochrome c: MKWVFVLVVLLVASAASLMGGVLVMRWEDNMTQTVKIVPGEQVFAMPTGTLPRSGGELGLPREAREVAAKRPNPAGATPDSVARGQRLFVIYCAPCHGREGKGDGPVSPKFVPPPDLTHPSIQGARSDGYMQHVIGSGGAVMPAYGEALSPEERWHVVNFLRSLARR
- the nrfD gene encoding polysulfide reductase NrfD: MSGRVLILVAVVVIGAAAFFLRVSRDPVQAWGIYLVNLLFWSGLAVTGPAIAGIMELMEARWSPSVKRIALTTIGFLPVSFVLFVVLFAGRAVLYPWVTDPIPEKAAWLNVPFMAARVGLGVLALYGVVWAFASAGFREGEGSAAQQEVDGRRRRALATVMLFLFVIVVSLFGFDLVMSLAPRWYSGLFGGYFTVSTLYTGFCLLALLTVSANRSGAASVPPAAVQDVAKLVFATSILWMYFFWSQYLVIWYGNVPVETKFFVRRFFNPPWRGLSFVILVAGWLIPFAYLLKRLTGRPPARHGPLVLVACLALAAIFLERMMLVFPSVTTAPIFPFGVLELAITAGFFSLFVLSRVLFLARYRPHL
- a CDS encoding molybdopterin molybdotransferase MoeA, which gives rise to MLSVEEALDRVLSRVTPLATERVDLVSALNRALAEPVQVATDIPAWANSSMDGYALRSEDVRRASSERPVTLRVAGRVPAGAVAARPIAPGEAFKILTGAPLPEGADGVIPQEEVETEGEIVKVPRPVGRGEYVRLAGEDLRAGETVLEPGHEIGAAEVGLLATLGYAQVRVFRRPRVAILSTGDELVDLGGALGPGKIPNSNTYALMAQVAAAGGVSVNLGVAGDSPEAIGERLRWGLDADAVISSAGVSVGEFDFVKEALTGLGAELHLWQVAMRPGKPITFGSLGLRPVFGLPGNPVSAMVTFELFVRPALRKMAGHRTLHRPTIRARALAPIPNPGRRRGYLRVTLTPIDGGHGARLTGEQGSGILRSMVMADGLAVIPPDTTIPEAGEVTVINLR
- a CDS encoding thiosulfate oxidation carrier complex protein SoxZ, with translation MNYARRNFLIGTGLALLLPKEVWAQPALEREHRPQLDLPILSEEPTAVPIQVWVDHPMNPDHFIRSLAVSLDSDPVPYKGKFLFSPLNGRASVAFQMRSGSGGLVKAVADCSSHGRFVATKELRVVEGGCTTAPEKVGRDRLGNPMLRLPRSVKAGEIVEVRTKVDHTSHTGLALKNGRFVREAPEFYVKQMLVYLDDEKVSEFQMTSAVSPNPLIRFPLKAIRSGTLRVVFVNSEGQRWEVSQPLRV
- a CDS encoding beta-propeller fold lactonase family protein produces the protein MKQLVRLLVFLVVSSLLVSPALAYTVYVTNQGENTISIIDGKAKKVLRTVKVSQVKPHNAVLSKGNKWLYIANVGSGSVSIFDPATETEVGVIPADKGTHGVTLTPDEKQLWTANVQADTVSVIDLTSRSVIRTIKVGTKPMLVTFTPDGKKAYVSNGGSGDVYVIDVKTFEVTKKLLAGKDAMGTVTAPDGKTVWVTEGGDSIVSVIDTAKDEVAAEIKVGADTHGIVLSRDGKRAYVTVRKEHFVAVLDVPGRKVIAKIPVSELPDIPDLSPDGKELWLTSRKAKAVDVVDTTTNQKIATIPVGMTGDPDPHGLVITK
- a CDS encoding YeeE/YedE family protein gives rise to the protein MDEPLGLLYLSALVTGFAFGYATQRGGFCLTRALSNYFIMRDATILRAYGLALLVAVVGVHLLVAAGWVEVPIRSFRWLANVLGGLVFGFGMILAGGCSGSTWYRVGEGAVGAWVVLLGFAMGATAMSVGLLAPLRRWLQTPDLKLGESPPTLYNAIGSVVGVGDLSPWWIIIPLGLALAWVLLRGAGEPEHNKWPWPLTGAAVGLLVALGWWTSSFGGTPTGVTFAINTSHILTYPLVGYPTRVNWSMILLIGVPLGAFVAAWQSGEFAWKLPAGWSLVKIFAGGLLMGTGGILAEGCNITQGLTNSATLAVGSLTAFAAMGAGAWVAVRILYLRSG
- a CDS encoding sulfite exporter TauE/SafE family protein — protein: MEIVIDIALGFVLGFAIGLTGVGGGAIVAPALYVILGMKYAEAVALSLIYSLFAKVFSVVQHLRQGSVLWKLTLVYGLSGMPGAVFGSRVLYLAGEATQRLFPFLMSGVLVVVGVLILLESRIQTRFAQPKPFRPDEIGWKIGLAITGFQFVVGTLMGVTSIGSGSLVILSMVYLFEMSAREIVGSNLAVALLMVIPASLTHLAASAIQWKRLLWLLVGALGGSVLGSKTTLLLPDRTLRLAIVAMILAGAVATVVKAW